The genomic interval TGGCATAGCTGAGGCTGGTGATGAAGTAGGAGATGCCAATGACCATGGGGGTCTGGGGTAAGTCAGTGGTCAAAGCCACAATGGTGGCCAAGTGGAAAGGGGTCCAACAGAAGAGACACACAGCCAGGACTATGAAGACCATAATGGTGACTTTCTTCTTGGCTTTGTCCAAGGCTTTAGCATTAGAGTTCAAGTGCATGTTCCTCAGCTTGTAAAGCATGATGGCGTAGAGGATGCAGATGGTGGACACGGGGATGGCAAAGCCAAGGATGAGAGTATAGATCCTGCTGGCTTTGAACCAAAACCTTTCAGGCTTGGGGAAATTGAGCCCACAACTCTTGATCTCCAGGTCATCTATGTAGACATTggcaaagatgatgaaagggAGAACTATGATGGTGACGAGGATCCAGATGCACAAGCTGACGATCCTGGCTGCTCGGTATGTACGGTGTGGCATCCTCTTGGACCTGACCGTGGCCAGTACCACCAGGTACCTGTCTATGCTCATCACTGTCAGGAAATAAATGCTGGAGAAGATATTGTAGTGGTCTATGGACAAGATGACCTTGCAGAGAACTTCCCCAAAGGGCCAGTAGTGGAGGAGGTGTTCAGCAATATTAATGGGCAAGACAAGAGTGAACAAGTCGTCAGCTATGGCGAGGTTCAGGATGAACATGTTGGTCACAGTCTTCATCTTGGGAGCCTTGAGGATCACATAGATGACAGCAGTGTTGCCTGTGAGCCCAACAGCACAGATGACAGAGTAAATCACTGGGAGGACAACGTAGAAATCTGCTGCTTGCTCTTGGAAGGTCAAGTTGAACCTCATGCTGTTGTCCAGGTAGCAGCTGTTGCCTGcattgctgcagctgctgttcagATGATCCCAGAGAGAGCTGTTTCCCATGCCTGCTGGTCACAGACTACCCTCAGCTGTCATTGAAAGCCTCACTAACCCAGAAGGGAGAgaggttttgctttttcccaGTGAGAAGCAGCTTCTCTCTCATTAGAAGTGGGTTATTTCCAAAGAGTGGGTTGAGGGGCAGCATGGACCCATCTACCTTCTCTCTCCTGTTCCCCACCATTACACAGCTGAGACTTCAACAGTgatgggggagggaaggaaagattGAAAGACACACAAGTCTCCATGAACAAAGCAAACAAGAGAATTCTAACTCCCTACATAAGTCAAGGAACTCCTCTCTCTGAGAGCATCCTGGTGAGCTTTGGCATTTCTCTGCTGGGGAAGTGGCTCCAGTTCAGCTGTTTGCAGCAAGAGTCCTTCTTGGGGCTGGCAGGAACAAGGAGGGCGAAGAAGCAGCTTTGTGCCTCGTCAGCTATTCCCAGCCCTTGGAGAGCTTGAGGGGTGGCTGCTGTTTCACTTGTACAGCACTTGCTtttccatgctggagcagaagtGTTGCAGTGTTTAATTAGCACCTTGCTTTGTGTCAGAGTTCAGACTCTCCTCAGTGACTGTGATTTCGCAATGAAGAAGTTTCCAACACGGCTACACCCCACTCCCAGGGTCCTCTAGCAAAAGAAGGAGGGGGACAAAATAGAGTTCAAAGAGTATCTCCAAAACTGAGGGTTAAAGGTGCTTAACCCCCAATTAAAGAAACTTTTAAAGCAAGGGTTGGTTATGATGTTATCCAACAGAAGGACCAGCTCTGCTGCaagcagctgtggcagcacaTGAAGCTTGGCACAGATGGACACACAATAGATAAATCTCAGAAGTTCAAGGTTACTCAGTGAAACAGAGGGGAAGAATTACCCTGAAATCAAATCCACTTCAGAGTCAAAGCAAGAATTGCCCCCTCTGTAGCAGCTGCCACATCCAGTGCTATCTCCTGAGCCCTACTTCCACGAATTCCTCTGCAGGGAAGTGAACAAACCCACCCCCTCCCTGTAAAGACCAAACATTTAGCTCCCcaagctctgcaaagagaagtGCCTGACTTTTGCCTTTCCTGGTTGCACAGCAATAAGGGCAGAGGAACCCCTGTCCCTGGGAGTGGAGGTGGGGGGAAAGTGCCCCTTACCTGGAGAGTGGCTCAGGctgcctcctccagcacctgctGCTCGGCACTGTGGAGCCTCTTCTGGCTCCTCTGAGCTGGGAGGAGGGTCTCTGGGATGCTGACGTGTGACTGGCTTTGCAAGCACATCAACATGCTGGCTCTGGCTGTTCATTGCATGTCTCAGCAATTAGCACTTGTTCACACcagggaagcagaggagagggggggaGGAAAAGTTTGGTCTCTGCTGGGATATTGCAATAGTCAGTAAGGGAGTTGCTGTGGGGCAACTGATGCTCCAGGGCTGCTCTCCTCAGGAATGAGGGGCACAGGCAGTACCTAGGGCTGGCAagctgtggctggctggaggaggGATGTGTGAAACagtgggaagggagagggggGGAGTTAAAGTGCTTCCATAGGTAGAGCTGGCTGGCTTGAACAAAGGAAGATGCACaaatgtgtgtggggggagggaggaggaggagggtgtgCAACCATACAGTGCTCAACATGAATGAATACACACATGCACCTCAGCAGATCAGTGCTGGCTTCAGCTGCTCTGGGGGAGCTCAGCTGGTTTGCCCCAGCTGGGGCTCTGGTCCAGCTTTGGAAATGCAGCTAAACCCTTCAGATGTGCATCACAGGGAGTCCTGTGAAGCTTGGTAGAAATGCACCCTGGGTGATACCACAACACCAGTGACAGTGTCAGATCACTTTATCCTCATGTCCttataaaaagaggaaaaggggaatCAAGGGTTGTTTGATTCTCCTTTAGTCTTTTCAGTGCATCCCCCAGCTGCAGGTTGCCTGACAGGGCTATGCCTGGCAGCCTGCAGTGTCATTCCACCAAGCAGGTCAGCTCCTAGATATGAGCCCAGCAGCCAAGAGCTGTGTTTGACTTTGCTCCTCTCCTTGTAGATGTTTTACCCTTTTCTGGCAAGATTATGGTGTGtgggaaaacaaaacccttcATTGCACTCAGGGAGTAACTCCTCAAGGCCATGGGTGTAAGTGACTGTTCAGTGCCTGGTGCACAGctcttttctgtgtctcagaCAAAATCTATCCAGCTATTAGGCCTgagcaaaatgaaacagagatGAAAGATTGCCCAAAATGATGCATAGGAATGATATGGATGATGTTTCTTCGGATGAAAGACCCCCTGAGCCCTCTTCTTGCCTGTTTTTGGGAAGGCTGCCACAGCTTGTGAGCACTTGCAGGGGAAAGGGGGGTTTGATAGGTCTGCAGGGAGAAGGCAGTTTGCAAGGAACTGCCTTTGTCTTTGTCCAGGAGAAAGAAATAGGGGaagacagagaatttctggagaatGTGCTGTTAAATTTACTGATCTGTAACTATTCCCCAGGGCAAAAGCAGGTACAAGTGTTTTGCATCGAAAATCCTTCCACCAGGGCTCAGCACAAAGCACATCTCTTGGGTCCCTGAGCTTGAAAGCTGTCCTTTCGCTCCCCAAACGATGTTATCTAGGAATTGGCTGTCACAACATTGGCTGCTGGCTTTGTGCCCAGGTGCTGTGTTTGTAGGGAGtgctcctggggctgtggggagggctgcagggctggctgtgctcctgcaggtcaCACCTGCACCTTCTTGGGCTTCTTCATGCCTGGGTTGGGAtgtgtttgtttaaaacaaCCTTGTCAGAGCTGAGACAGAGACTAAGAATTTAATGTCCCTGTCTGGTGCAAGGAGAGGGGCTTCTTGTTCCCTTTCCATCCCCCAGATGAGCTGGCAGTCCCTGCtttctgagctgtgctgcttgcCTCCTCCCTCAAGCAGGTTTGCAGTAAAACTCACCTGCTtcagggagagcagctgcaaacaCGTCTAAATTCATGCATGAAATtgctttgcagcaggagcacTTCCATCAACAAAGAGACAAATCTTTGCCTGCATCCAGCCAGAGCCAGTGGCTGAGTGCAGAAGAGGCACA from Colius striatus isolate bColStr4 chromosome 16, bColStr4.1.hap1, whole genome shotgun sequence carries:
- the NPBWR2 gene encoding neuropeptides B/W receptor type 2, whose translation is MGNSSLWDHLNSSCSNAGNSCYLDNSMRFNLTFQEQAADFYVVLPVIYSVICAVGLTGNTAVIYVILKAPKMKTVTNMFILNLAIADDLFTLVLPINIAEHLLHYWPFGEVLCKVILSIDHYNIFSSIYFLTVMSIDRYLVVLATVRSKRMPHRTYRAARIVSLCIWILVTIIVLPFIIFANVYIDDLEIKSCGLNFPKPERFWFKASRIYTLILGFAIPVSTICILYAIMLYKLRNMHLNSNAKALDKAKKKVTIMVFIVLAVCLFCWTPFHLATIVALTTDLPQTPMVIGISYFITSLSYANSCLNPFLYAFLDDSFRKSFRKMLECRTS